CGCCGTACTGCTTCCGGTGGCAATTGCCCTGTTGGTGGGCATCACGGAAATCGGCCGGTATGCGAACACGTGCATTGTGGTAAGCCATGCGGCAAACGCCGGAGTTCAGTATGCCGCACAGAACAGGGTCACCGCCTCGAGTGATGCACTGATCATTCAGGCTGCAAAAGCTGATGCTCCAAATATTGCGCACCTGACCGTCACCCCAGGCCACTACTGCACCTGCGCGAACGGTTCAAGCTCAACCTGCCAGCCGACCGACTGCTCGAATAGCCGGATTATCGAATACGTCAAAGTCAACACTCAGACGCAGATGAATAGCGTGTTCTCCTATCCCGGATTTCCAAGGTCGTTCACGGTGAAGGGAGAGAAGATCATGCGGGTAAGTCAGTAGCAGGATGGAAGACCCGTGTCCGGCTCGTGGGGACGTGCCGCACATGGTGAAATCGAAACGTTGGTATGTGAACTTCAAAAAAATAACTGGAGGGGGATTGTCGTGAAAAGTAAAGAGATCAAGGAAAGTCTGTCCAACAGATGGAATGACGTGGGCACAGCCCTGGTGGAATTTGGTCTGGTGATCGTGGTGTTCTTCATGTTCGTGTTCGGGGTCATGGATTTTGGGCGCGCCCTGTACACCTACCATTTTGTGAGCAACGCAGCCTGTGAAGCAACCCGATACGCGATGGTGCGCGGGTCAAGCAGCACCGACCCCGCGACGGCCGCTGAAATCGAAGGCTATGTAAAGTCACTGGCGCCGCAGGGTATTGACCCCAACACCCTTACCGTCTCGACCTCCTGGAGTCCCAGCCATGCGCCGGGCAGCAGTGTCCGAATCCAGGTCAGCGATAATTTTCAGTGCATGTCGCCTTTTTTCAGGACCTATCACATGACGTTGAGCGATTCGTCGCAAATGGTTATCTCGCAGTAGCTCCGATTGCCTCTCAGGGCGGGAGGATGAACAGCAATTTTGAAGACGATGCACCACCATCCCGCCCTATTCATTCACAACTTTGCGTTTGGGATGGCCGTTTCCGGCGACGGTGGTAATGATATTTGTGCGGGCATTGACGCGCCGGATGCGATTGTGAACTTTGTCAGCAATATAGAGATTCCCGGCAGGGTCCAGCGCAATGCCGCAGGCATCAATTTTGGACTTCGCTGCCGGGCCGCCGTCGCCGCTGTATCCTTCGAAGGCCGTCCCTGCATATACAGCAATCTGCCCGGTGCGGGCGTCAACCCGGCGGACGGTATAGGCATTGTTCTCGATGAAGAGAAGATTCCCCTGAGCGTCCGCAGCGATGTCCAAAAGATCGCCGATGCCAGCGCTTAGCGCAGGGCCCCCGTCGCCGGACGGGATCGCAGTTCCATTGCCCGCCACGGTACTGATTACCCGGGTCTTGAGATCAATGCGCCGGATGCGGTGGTTCTGAGTATCGGCAACAAACAGGTTTTCGCCGGCGTCGAGAGCGAGCGATGCCGGCCCGCCGAAACTGGCGTCGAGCGCCGGTCCGCCGTCTCCTGAAAATCCTTTCTCACGATTGCCGGCAAAGGTGACGGCGTCCTCTTCCAGTTCGACGATTTCATAGAATGTGCTTGCTGAAACCAGCAGCGAACCGTTCCTGAAGGCCACCATCCCCAGCGGGTCAGAAAGGTCCGCGTCCATTGCCGGCGCACCGTCCGGGGAAATGGGCTCGCGGCCATTGGCAAGCGACCGGATGCGCCCCGTGGAGTGATCAACCACGTGGAGGAAGGCATCGTTGGTTTTGTTCCGGCCACCGAGGTACAGATTGCCCTGCGGGTCGAGCGCGAGACTATAAACGCGGTAAACCGACACATCCCGCGCCTGCTCATTCTCCTTAAAGCAACATTGTTTACCATTCCCGGCCGCCACCTCTACGTCCTTCCTTTTCCAGTCGATGCGCAGAATGCGATTGCCGTACTCCTCGTTGACGTACAGGTTGCCTGCTGCATCAAAGGCCATTCGGCAGGGACCGTTGATGGCGGTATGCAGAGGATCGCTCGCCCGAATATCCGCTGCGTGGAATAGGAAAATCGCCAGGAACAGAAAGCAAAGGGTTTTGGGGAAGGACTGTGCAGCCACGTCGGCTCCGGTGAAAATTGTTGGGTCGTCTGCGCGACAGCGTTATTATACGCTCTTCTTGCATCATAGAATTCATAGGAAAAGCAAAAGCTGGAGCCTATGCGGGAATTTCAAAATAAGCGGAATAGGTGTGCGGTTCGGGGACTTCCATGCCTTCAAGCCGCATCCCCTCCAGGTGAAACTCGATGGCTTCGCGCATGTTGCGCTCGACTTCGTCCCTCGTGTGGCCGGTTGAGACACAGCCTGGCAAATCGGGAGAATACGCGGAGTATCCGGTGCCCGTTTCTTCGATAACAATCAGAAACTTTTTCATCGTTTAAGTCCTGCCTGCTTCATAATGCTGTTCAACGTTCCCGGCGCGAGATCGTCGTTGCCGCTTCCCGGGACCGTCACGAGTCCCTTCTTCGTTGGATGCTTGTACTGCTGATGACTCCCCTTGGTTCTCGATAAATACCATCCGTCTTCTATCAGTATCCGAACTACCTCGCGAACCTTCATTTACAGGAAGCTTGCCACGGCAGATCAACTGTGTCAATCACCGGCCAAGTGTGAGCGCAGAAGCAAAAAGGCCGCCGTTGCTGGCGGCCTCGGTTGATTCAGGATTTGTGAGTGTCTTTCCCAATCGTCGGTTGGAGGAGGAAAACTCTTAGCTCCTGAGAAGTCAGCAGCCATATCCCCCAGGGCATGGTTATGACGGCCAAAAGGGTTCTTGCCCAGAACTTCTTTCGGAAGACGATCTCATAGTAAAGGGGGAACAAAATCGCCACCCATAAAATGAACCCTATACTCCGCCACGGCCCGTCGCCGCCTACCGCGAAGAGTGCGAGGGCACTAAACCAGCCCCCCGTAACGGCCCCGTAGAGATAAAGGCTGTACGGAGGCTTTGCTATTACGTATGGATTTTTGACAGTCTTTTTTCCGAAGTCGTAACCACAATCGCACCGTTGTGCCGTGCCGGGATTGATTAATTTACAGCGAGGGCACTCCATTAATCACTCCGCCTTGGTGGTGCTGTAACCGCGGTCTAACTCGCACTCTCAAACCGGGCGATCCCTTGCAGGACCCTTTCGGCCCAGTATAATCCCGGTGCTGGCTGGGAAGGTGGCTCGGGGTTCAGAGAAAGCTGAATCCTAAGCCGGGCAGAACTAGAATTGATTGTGTTTAGCCAATCGAGAAGGTCGGCAGTGACTTCCACTTGAGCGCTTTCCCCGGGCTCGAGTGAAATTGCTTGGATAGAAACGAACTCGCCCCGGCCGCTCGCCAATTCAGAGGTGATAATTATGCTTTCGACGGTTACTTTGTTCTCTGAGCCGTTTACTAATTTTA
The Terriglobia bacterium genome window above contains:
- a CDS encoding TadE family protein; protein product: MRNEVEGKSWFRNRILGRRPGIKSVSGQAQVELAVLLPVAIALLVGITEIGRYANTCIVVSHAANAGVQYAAQNRVTASSDALIIQAAKADAPNIAHLTVTPGHYCTCANGSSSTCQPTDCSNSRIIEYVKVNTQTQMNSVFSYPGFPRSFTVKGEKIMRVSQ
- a CDS encoding TadE/TadG family type IV pilus assembly protein — protein: MKSKEIKESLSNRWNDVGTALVEFGLVIVVFFMFVFGVMDFGRALYTYHFVSNAACEATRYAMVRGSSSTDPATAAEIEGYVKSLAPQGIDPNTLTVSTSWSPSHAPGSSVRIQVSDNFQCMSPFFRTYHMTLSDSSQMVISQ
- a CDS encoding type II toxin-antitoxin system HicB family antitoxin — protein: MKKFLIVIEETGTGYSAYSPDLPGCVSTGHTRDEVERNMREAIEFHLEGMRLEGMEVPEPHTYSAYFEIPA
- a CDS encoding type II toxin-antitoxin system HicA family toxin — translated: MKVREVVRILIEDGWYLSRTKGSHQQYKHPTKKGLVTVPGSGNDDLAPGTLNSIMKQAGLKR